A region of uncultured Carboxylicivirga sp. DNA encodes the following proteins:
- the nth gene encoding endonuclease III — MLKKERFQRTIEYFQKNMPVAETELHYSNPYELLVAVILSAQCTDKRVNQLTPAIFERYPNAEDMAQSTPEEIFELIRSCSYPNNKSKHLVGMAQMLVNDFNGIVPDDINELQKLPGVGRKTANVIASVVYEKPAMAVDTHVFRVAARIGLTTNSKTPLDTEKQLVKYFPEDLLPIAHHWLILHGRYVCIARKPKCGKCGLKEFCKFYLQQSELA; from the coding sequence ATGCTAAAAAAAGAACGTTTTCAACGAACCATCGAATATTTTCAAAAAAACATGCCGGTTGCCGAAACCGAGCTGCATTATTCAAATCCTTATGAGTTGCTGGTGGCTGTTATTCTTTCGGCACAATGCACCGATAAAAGAGTTAACCAATTAACACCTGCAATCTTCGAGCGCTATCCAAATGCCGAAGATATGGCTCAATCAACACCTGAAGAGATTTTTGAATTGATTCGTTCGTGCAGTTATCCGAATAATAAGAGTAAGCATCTGGTTGGCATGGCTCAAATGCTTGTTAATGATTTTAATGGCATAGTACCTGATGATATTAATGAATTGCAAAAACTTCCGGGTGTTGGGCGTAAAACCGCCAATGTAATAGCTTCGGTTGTTTATGAAAAACCGGCCATGGCTGTTGACACGCATGTTTTTCGCGTTGCAGCTCGCATTGGTTTAACAACTAATTCGAAAACACCCCTTGATACTGAAAAGCAATTAGTGAAATATTTTCCTGAGGATTTGTTACCCATCGCACATCACTGGCTTATTCTGCATGGGCGATATGTTTGTATTGCACGTAAACCAAAGTGTGGCAAATGTGGATTAAAAGAATTTTGCAAGTTTTATTTACAACAATCAGAGTTGGCTTAA
- a CDS encoding cytidylate kinase-like family protein yields MDNLFLKYMQERSGQRKAPETKHGLAGPVITISREYGCHGQKIGQLLAEKITKELSAAGINKEWRMISKEILERSANELKLTPALLQDLSDYRQKNFFENLALFFSSSYYPGDAKIKNTIAKFLHDEAEEGNVVIVGRAAEAITKNIKQSFHVKLEAPLEWRAELVAKEEKISLSDAKKECIEQDKRRANFRDYFENGRPDIDFFDLKINAMTMSDDDIVNLLYCLARSRGFL; encoded by the coding sequence ATGGATAATTTGTTTCTAAAATACATGCAAGAGCGTTCGGGGCAACGCAAGGCGCCTGAAACCAAACATGGTTTGGCAGGACCTGTAATTACCATTTCGCGCGAATATGGTTGTCATGGGCAAAAGATTGGTCAATTACTTGCTGAAAAGATTACAAAAGAATTAAGTGCGGCAGGAATTAATAAAGAGTGGAGAATGATCAGTAAAGAGATTCTCGAACGATCGGCCAATGAGCTTAAACTGACTCCTGCACTTCTACAGGATTTGAGTGATTACAGGCAGAAAAACTTTTTTGAAAACCTGGCATTGTTCTTCAGTAGTTCTTATTATCCGGGCGATGCAAAAATTAAGAATACCATTGCAAAATTCCTGCACGATGAAGCAGAGGAAGGAAATGTTGTAATTGTTGGTCGTGCTGCCGAAGCCATCACTAAAAATATCAAGCAATCGTTTCATGTTAAGTTGGAGGCACCACTGGAATGGAGAGCAGAGTTAGTGGCGAAAGAAGAGAAAATTAGTTTAAGCGATGCTAAAAAAGAATGCATTGAACAGGATAAACGAAGAGCAAACTTCAGAGATTATTTCGAAAATGGTCGTCCAGATATAGATTTCTTCGATTTAAAGATCAATGCAATGACAATGTCGGATGATGACATTGTGAATTTATTGTATTGTCTGGCTCGTTCCAGGGGATTCTTATAG